The Rhodoferax sediminis genome has a segment encoding these proteins:
- the rpsB gene encoding 30S ribosomal protein S2, producing the protein MSVTMREMLEAGVHFGHQTRFWNPKMAPYIFGHRNKIHIINLEKSLPMFEEAAKFVRQLSANRGTILMVGTKRQARDIVATEAKRAGVPYVDQRWLGGMLTNFKTVKTSIKRLKDMKAQQEGGLDAMSKKEQLMFAREMEKLEKDIGGIQDMTALPDAIFVIDVGYHKIAIAEAKKLGIPLIGVVDSNHSPVGIDYVIPGNDDSSKAVQLYARGIADAILEGRANVMTDLVKAVSAESGDEFVEVNETAA; encoded by the coding sequence ATGTCCGTCACCATGCGTGAAATGCTGGAAGCCGGTGTCCACTTCGGCCACCAAACGCGCTTCTGGAACCCGAAGATGGCCCCGTATATCTTCGGCCATCGCAACAAAATCCACATCATCAACCTCGAAAAATCGCTGCCGATGTTCGAGGAAGCGGCCAAGTTCGTGCGCCAGCTGTCCGCCAACCGCGGCACGATCCTGATGGTCGGCACCAAGCGCCAGGCCCGCGACATCGTCGCGACGGAAGCCAAGCGCGCCGGCGTGCCCTATGTCGACCAGCGCTGGCTCGGCGGCATGCTGACCAACTTCAAGACGGTCAAGACCTCGATCAAGCGCCTGAAGGACATGAAGGCCCAGCAGGAAGGCGGTCTGGATGCCATGAGCAAGAAAGAGCAGCTCATGTTTGCCCGCGAGATGGAAAAGCTCGAAAAAGACATCGGCGGCATTCAGGACATGACGGCCCTGCCGGACGCGATCTTCGTGATCGACGTCGGCTATCACAAGATTGCCATTGCCGAAGCCAAGAAGCTCGGCATCCCGCTGATTGGCGTGGTGGATTCCAACCACTCCCCGGTGGGCATCGACTACGTGATCCCCGGTAACGACGACTCCTCCAAGGCGGTGCAGTTGTATGCCCGCGGCATCGCGGACGCGATCCTGGAAGGCCGTGCCAATGTCATGACCGACCTGGTGAAGGCGGTGTCGGCCGAGAGCGGCGACGAGTTTGTGGAAGTGAACGAAACGGCGGCTTGA